One Mycobacterium paraseoulense genomic window, GACGTCACGGCGCCGTCCGCTCCGCATCCGGAATGTATTTGTCGGCCAGGCCGGCGGTAATTTCAAAAAGCCGCAACCGCGTCTTTTTCTTCAATTCGTGAACCGTGTCGATGAGCCCGCCTTTTGCCAGGTGCGGATCGAACGGCATCTCTTCGACGGTCGCGCCGACTTTGCTGAACCGCTCGGTCAGGTAGGCCAACGCATCCTTGTCGGCGATCTGGTCGGTGTGGTTGATGATCACGGTGCTGCGCGAGACCAGCTCGTGGTAGCCCTGGGACCTCAGATAATCCACGGCCCGCAGCACCGGCCGGGACCGGTCCGCGGTGATGCCGGAGACGAACACCAGGGTGTCGGTGTTCTCCAGGACCGGCTTCATCACTTCGTGTTCCAGATCCGGAGAGGTGTCGACGATCATCACGGTGTGGGTGCGCCGCAGCCGCGACAGCACCCCGGAGAACATCGCCGGCACCAGCGGCCGGGGCTGGTCCGACGTGCGGTTTCCGGCCAGCACATCGAGGCCGATCGGGTTCTGCCCCAAGTGTTCACGAATGTCCGCGTAGCCCTGGACGTCGGTGTCGTTGATGATGGCGGTGTAGTCGCCCGGCGGGGACTCGTCGATGCGGTCGGCCAGCGTGCCGAAACCCGGGACGGCGTCGATCGCAATCACGTTCTGCGGGCGGCACTCTCGAAAAAC contains:
- a CDS encoding MinD/ParA family ATP-binding protein, with amino-acid sequence MTSPWNDPNISDEGALRRGDPSGGRNFPDSVSDTMRITDLAAPRKIPPGSGWRKFIYVISFKKINPGESPSERHYRDLQNRIRRHIRRQYVITVVSGKGGVGVSTMVACIGGVFRECRPQNVIAIDAVPGFGTLADRIDESPPGDYTAIINDTDVQGYADIREHLGQNPIGLDVLAGNRTSDQPRPLVPAMFSGVLSRLRRTHTVMIVDTSPDLEHEVMKPVLENTDTLVFVSGITADRSRPVLRAVDYLRSQGYHELVSRSTVIINHTDQIADKDALAYLTERFSKVGATVEEMPFDPHLAKGGLIDTVHELKKKTRLRLFEITAGLADKYIPDAERTAP